The following are from one region of the Chionomys nivalis chromosome 16, mChiNiv1.1, whole genome shotgun sequence genome:
- the LOC130888078 gene encoding olfactory receptor 13C3: protein MDENNRTFVSEFLLLGLSGYPRTEIIYFALVLAMYLVILTGNGVLIIASIFDSRLHTPMYFFLGNLSFLDICYTTSSVPSTLVSLISKKRNISFYGCAVQMFFGFAMGSTECLLLGMMAFDRYVAICNPLRYSIIMSKGVYVSMASVSWFSGGINSVVQTSLAMQLPFCGNNVINHFTCEVLAVLKLACVDISLNIVTMVISNMAFLVLPLLLIFFSYMFILHTILRMNSATGRRKAFSTCSAHLTVVVIFYGTIFSMYAKPKSQDPTGEDKFQTSDKIISLFYGVVTPMLNPIIYSLRNKDVKAAVKYILKQKYIQ, encoded by the coding sequence ATGGATGAAAATAACCGGACGTTTGTTTCCGAATTCCTTCTTTTGGGTCTTTCTGGATACCCAAGGACCGAGATCATTTACTTTGCTCTTGTTCTGGCTATGTACCTGGTGATTCTAACAGGCAACGGTGTTCTGATCATAGCAAGCATCTTTGATTCCCGTcttcacacacccatgtacttcttcctgggCAACCTCTCTTTCCTGGATATCTGCTACACAACTTCCTCTGTTCCCTCAACACTGGTGAGCCtaatctcaaagaaaagaaacatttccttCTATGGTTGTGCAGTGCAGATGTTCTTTGGATTTGCAATGGGTTCGACAGAATGTTTGCTTCTTGGCATGATGGCTTTTGATCgatatgtggccatctgcaaccCTCTGAGATACTCTATCATCATGAGCAAAGGAGTGTATGTATCAATGGCATCTGTATCGTGGTTCTCTGGTGGGATCAATTCAGTCGTGCAAACATCCCTTGCCATGCAGTTGCCTTTCTGTGGAAATAATGTTATTAATCATTTTACATGTGAGGTCTTAGCTGTGCTCAAGCTAGCTTGCGTTGATATATCTCTCAACATCGTTACCATGGTTATATCAAATATGGCCTTCCTGGTTCTTCCGCTACTGCTCATCTTTTTCTCCTACATGTTCATCCTCCACACCATCTTGAGAATGAACTCAGCTACAGGGAGACGCAAGGCCTTTTCTACCTGTTCAGCCCACCTGACTGTGGTGGTCATATTTTATGGTACCATCTTTTCTATGTATGCAAAACCCAAGTCCCAAGATCCGACTGGGGAAGACAAGTTCCAGACTTCAGATAagatcatttctttattttatggagTAGTTACCCCCATGCTGAATCCAATCATCTATAGCTTGAGGAATAAGGATGTTAAAGCTGCTGTAAAGTACATATTGAAACAAAAGTACATTCAGTAA